A window from Saccharomyces cerevisiae S288C chromosome XIII, complete sequence encodes these proteins:
- the PAH1 gene encoding phosphatidate phosphatase PAH1 (Mg2+-dependent phosphatidate (PA) phosphatase; dephosphorylates PA to yield diacylglycerol; regulates phospholipid synthesis, nuclear/ER membrane growth, lipid droplet formation, triacylglycerol synthesis, vacuolar homeostasis and cell wall integrity; phosphorylated by Hsl1p, Pho85p/Pho80p, Cdc28p/Cyclin B, PKA, PKC, and CKII, regulating activity, localization, and proteosomal degradation; homolog of mammalian lipins 1 and 2; human homologs LPIN1, LPIN2, LPIN3 complement the null) codes for MQYVGRALGSVSKTWSSINPATLSGAIDVIVVEHPDGRLSCSPFHVRFGKFQILKPSQKKVQVFINEKLSNMPMKLSDSGEAYFVFEMGDQVTDVPDELLVSPVMSATSSPPQSPETSILEGGTEGEGEGENENKKKEKKVLEEPDFLDINDTGDSGSKNSETTGSLSPTESSTTTPPDSVEERKLVEQRTKNFQQKLNKKLTEIHIPSKLDNNGDLLLDTEGYKPNKNMMHDTDIQLKQLLKDEFGNDSDISSFIKEDKNGNIKIVNPYEHLTDLSPPGTPPTMATSGSVLGLDAMESGSTLNSLSSSPSGSDTEDETSFSKEQSSKSEKTSKKGTAGSGETEKRYIRTIRLTNDQLKCLNLTYGENDLKFSVDHGKAIVTSKLFVWRWDVPIVISDIDGTITKSDALGHVLAMIGKDWTHLGVAKLFSEISRNGYNILYLTARSAGQADSTRSYLRSIEQNGSKLPNGPVILSPDRTMAALRREVILKKPEVFKIACLNDIRSLYFEDSDNEVDTEEKSTPFFAGFGNRITDALSYRTVGIPSSRIFTINTEGEVHMELLELAGYRSSYIHINELVDHFFPPVSLDSVDLRTNTSMVPGSPPNRTLDNFDSEITSGRKTLFRGNQEEKFTDVNFWRDPLVDIDNLSDISNDDSDNIDEDTDVSQQSNISRNRANSVKTAKVTKAPQRNVSGSTNNNEVLAASSDVENASDLVSSHSSSGSTPNKSTMSKGDIGKQIYLELGSPLASPKLRYLDDMDDEDSNYNRTKSRRASSAAATSIDKEFKKLSVSKAGAPTRIVSKINVSNDVHSLGNSDTESRREQSVNETGRNQLPHNSMDDKDLDSRVSDEFDDDEFDEDEFED; via the coding sequence ATGCAGTACGTAGGCAGAGCTCTTGGGTCTGTGTCTAAAACATGGTCTTCTATCAATCCGGCTACGCTATCAGGTGCTATAGATGTCATTGTAGTGGAGCATCCAGACGGAAGGCTATCATGTTCTCCCTTTCATGTGAGGTTCGgcaaatttcaaattctaaAGCCATCTCAAAAGAAAGTCCAAGTGTTTATAAATGAGAAACTGAGTAATATGCCAATGAAACTGAGTGATTCTGGAGAAGCCTATTTCGTTTTCGAGATGGGTGACCAGGTCACTGATGTCCCTGACGAATTGCTTGTGTCGCCCGTGATGAGCGCCACATCAAGCCCCCCTCAATCACCTGAAACATCCATCTTAGAAGGAGGAACCGAGGGTGAAGGTGAAggtgaaaatgaaaataagaagaaggaaaagaaagtgcTAGAGGAACCAGATTTTTTAGATATCAATGACACTGGAGATTCAGGCAGTAAAAATAGTGAAACTACAGGGTCGCTTTCTCCTACTGAATCCTCTACAACGACACCACCAGATTCAGTTGAAGAGAGGAAGCTTGTTGAGCAGCGTACAAAGAACTTTCAGCAAAAACTAAACAAAAAACTCACTGAAATCCATATACCCAGTAAACTTGATAACAATGGCGACTTACTACTAGACACTGAAGGTTACAAGCCAAACAAGAATATGATGCATGACACAGACATACAACTGAAGCAGTTGTTAAAGGACGAATTCGGTAATGATTCAGATATTTCCAGTTTTATCAAGGAGGACAAAAATGGCAACATCAAGATCGTAAATCCTTACGAGCACCTTACTGATTTATCTCCTCCAGGTACGCCTCCAACAATGGCCACAAGCGGATCAGTTTTAGGCTTAGATGCAATGGAATCAGGAAGTACTTTGAATTCgttatcttcttcaccttCTGGTTCCGATACTGAGGACGAAACATCATTTAGCAAAGAACAAAGCAgtaaaagtgaaaaaactAGCAAGAAAGGAACAGCAGGGAGCGGTGAGACCGAGAAAAGATACATACGAACGATAAGATTGACTAATGACCAGTTAAAGTGCCTAAATTTAACTTATGGTGAAAATGATCTGAAATTTTCCGTAGATCACGGAAAAGCTATTGTTACGTCAAAATTATTCGTTTGGAGGTGGGATGTTCCAATTGTTATCAGTGATATTGATGGCACCATCACAAAATCGGACGCTTTAGGCCATGTTCTGGCAATGATAGGAAAAGACTGGACGCACTTGGGTGTAGCCAAGTTATTTAGCGAGATCTCCAGGAATGGCTATAATATACTCTATCTAACTGCAAGAAGTGCTGGACAAGCTGATTCCACGAGGAGTTATTTGCGATCAATTGAACAGAATGGCAGCAAACTACCAAATGGGCCTGTGATTTTATCACCCGATAGAACGATGGCTGCGTTAAGGCGGGAAGTAATACTAAAAAAACCTGAAGTCTTTAAAATCGCGTGTCTAAACGACATAAGATCCTTGTATTTTGAAGACAGTGATAACGAAGTGGATACAGAGGAAAAATCAACACCATTTTTTGCCGGCTTTGGTAATAGGATTACTGATGCTTTATCTTACAGAACTGTGGGGATACCTAgttcaagaattttcacAATAAATACAGAGGGTGAGGTTCATATGGAATTATTGGAGTTAGCAGGTTACAGAAGCTCCTATATTCATATCAATGAGCTTGTCGATCATTTCTTTCCACCAGTCAGCCTTGATAGTGTCGATCTAAGAACTAATACTTCCATGGTTCCTGGCTCCCCCCCTAATAGAACGTTGGATAACTTTGACTCAGAAATTACTTCAGGTCGCAAAACGCTATTTAGAGGCAATCAGGAAGAGAAATTCACAGACGTAAATTTTTGGAGAGACCCGTTAGTCGACATCGACAACTTATCGGATATTAGCAATGATGATTCTGATAACATCGATGAAGATACTGACGTATCACAACAAAGCAACATTAGTAGAAATAGGGCAAATTCAGTCAAAACCGCCAAGGTCACTAAAGCCCCGCAAAGAAATGTGAGCGGCAGCACAAATAACAACGAAGTTTTAGCCGCTTCGTCTGATGTAGAAAATGCGTCTGACCTGGTGAGTTCCCATAGTAGCTCAGGATCCACGCCCAATAAATCTACAATGTCCAAAGGGGACATTGGAAAACAAATATATTTGGAGCTAGGTTCTCCACTTGCATCGCCAAAACTAAGATATTTAGACGATatggatgatgaagacTCCAATTACAATAGAACTAAATCAAGGAGAGCATCTTCTGCAGCCGCGACTAGTATCGATAAAGAGTTCAAAAAGCTCTCTGTGTCAAAGGCCGGCGCTCCAACAAGAATTGTTTCAAAGATCAACGTTTCAAATGACGTACATTCACTTGGGAATTCAGATACCGAATCACGAAGGGAGCAAAGTGTTAATGAAACAGGGCGCAATCAGCTACCCCACAACTCAATGGACGATAAAGATTTGGATTCAAGAGTAAGCGATGAATTCGATGACGATGAATTCGACGAAGATGAATTCGAAGATTAA
- the MME1 gene encoding Mme1p (Transporter of the mitochondrial inner membrane that exports magnesium; involved in mitochondrial Mg2+ homeostasis; has similarity to human mitochondrial ATP-Mg/Pi carriers) produces MNSWNLSSSIPIIHTPHDHPPTSEGTPDQPNNNRKDDKLHKKRGDSDEDLSPIWHCVVSGGIGGKIGDSAMHSLDTVKTRQQGAPNVKKYRNMISAYRTIWLEEGVRRGLYGGYMAAMLGSFPSAAIFFGTYEYTKRTMIEDWQINDTITHLSAGFLGDFISSFVYVPSEVLKTRLQLQGRFNNPFFQSGYNYSNLRNAIKTVIKEEGFRSLFFGYKATLARDLPFSALQFAFYEKFRQLAFKIEQKDGRDGELSIPNEILTGACAGGLAGIITTPMDVVKTRVQTQQPPSQSNKSYSVTHPHVTNGRPAALSNSISLSLRTVYQSEGVLGFFSGVGPRFVWTSVQSSIMLLLYQMTLRGLSNAFPTD; encoded by the coding sequence atgaaCTCATGGAACCTGAGTTCTTCAATACCGATAATACATACGCCTCATGACCATCCCCCGACATCAGAAGGAACTCCAGATCAACCAAATAATAACCGAAAAGATGATAAACTGcacaaaaaaagaggcGATTCAGATGAGGACTTAAGCCCTATATGGCATTGTGTCGTCTCCGGTGGGATTGGTGGAAAAATAGGAGATTCTGCGATGCATTCATTGGATACTGTTAAGACAAGACAACAGGGCGCACCCAATGTCAAAAAATACAGGAACATGATCTCTGCATATCGTACCATTTGGCTAGAAGAAGGCGTGAGAAGGGGGCTATACGGCGGTTACATGGCTGCCATGTTAGGCTCCTTCCCGTCAGCGGCAATCTTCTTTGGGACCTATGAATATACTAAGAGAACAATGATAGAAGATTGGCAGATTAACGATACCATCACACATTTGAGCGCTGGATTTCTTGGCGATTTTATCTCCAGTTTTGTTTATGTTCCATCAGAGGTCCTAAAGACAAGGCTACAATTGCAAGGAAGGTTCAATAATCCTTTCTTTCAATCTGGCTATAATTATTCGAATTTAAGAAATGCCATAAAGACAGttataaaagaagaagggtTTCGCTCACTATTTTTTGGATACAAAGCCACTTTAGCCAGAGATTTGCCATTTAGTGCATTGCAGTTTGCCTTCTACGAAAAGTTTAGGCAATTGGCTTTCAAGATTGAACAGAAAGATGGTAGGGATGGTGAGTTGTCTATACCTAATGAAATATTGACTGGTGCCTGTGCAGGTGGACTGGCGGGAATCATTACCACACCAATGGATGTTGTTAAGACTAGAGTCCAAACTCAACAGCCGCCCAGCCAAAGCAACAAATCATACTCAGTAACACATCCACATGTAACAAACGGCAGACCGGCAGCACTTTCCAACTCGATTTCGCTCAGCCTTCGGACGGTCTACCAATCTGAAGGTGTGTTAGGTTTCTTTAGTGGCGTTGGCCCTAGATTCGTCTGGACAAGTGTTCAGAGCAGTATAATGTTGCTTCTGTATCAAATGACCCTACGCGGATTAAGTAACGCATTTCCAACGGACTAA